Proteins encoded in a region of the Rutidosis leptorrhynchoides isolate AG116_Rl617_1_P2 chromosome 9, CSIRO_AGI_Rlap_v1, whole genome shotgun sequence genome:
- the LOC139869363 gene encoding uncharacterized protein — MCQLLGESGAGRRVGTSFSCLSTLQLEPIDFGNDGMLSFAFDMIWGSPKLHTLKITSLYNHDAVPPPASSALNHISMGQLHLQIVEFMYFGGTENEISLIKNILACSSMLNKIDVYLSPSTMSYGDNGKLMFATKLVLKLHRASSAAQVNIIDSS, encoded by the exons ATGTGCCAG TTATTAGGAGAATCTGGTGCAGGAAGGAGGGTTGGTACCTCCTTTAGCTGCCTCAGCACTCTGCAATTAGAGCCAATAGATTTTGGCAATGATGGTATGTTATCGTTCGCCTTTGACATGATTTGGGGTTCACCAAAACTGCATACTCTTAAGATCACG TCTTTATATAATCATGATGCCGTCCCACCACCTGCATCATCTGCATTGAACCACATCTCAATGGGGCAGTTGCACCTACAGATTGTGGAGTTCATGTATTTTGGAGGTACAGAGAATGAGATTAGCCTGATAAAGAATATACTTGCTTGTTCATCGATGCTAAACAAGATTGATGTATATCTGTCGCCATCCACGATGTCTTACGGTGACAATGGAAAGTTGATGTTTGCTACAAAGCTGGTGCTAAAACTACATCGAGCATCCTCCGCAGCACAAGTGAATATCATTGATTCGTCTTAG
- the LOC139869134 gene encoding probable membrane-associated kinase regulator 2: MDVFSLLKFWKIAGGGDTATVRDFDSTINDDEDSFFDLVFTNIGDENEIDKKSSLTFSSPKMKIHTKTPQSPLRALILGSFQNNKSKLEKSETRSEIEDVKVGALLTRDNSLRRKFDLENKDQNMSSSKRFNKDVVNKYLNLMKPKVTKRGNEKSRLSEKSVTPSSSPASSVFSPRKEDKRGGGRVTVFKDVRKHLGKSRSASAILQTPVTKSDDSALEQQDSIKSAILHCKKSYNSPSQDCCVLSRSGSAPSNNEDLI, translated from the exons ATGGACGTCTTCAGCTTACTAAAATTCTGGAAAATTGCCGGCGGTGGAGATACCGCCACCGTACGAGACTTCGATTCGACGATCAACGACGATGAAGATTCCTTTTTCGATTTAGTTTTCACAAATATCGGTGACGAGAACGAAATCGATAAGAAATCGAGTCTCACATTTTCATCACCGAAGATGAAAATTCATACGAAAACACCTCAATCGCCTCTTCGTGCCCTAATTCTAGGTTCATTTCAAAATAATAAATCAAAATTAGAGAAATCAGAAACCAGAAGCGAAATTGAAGACGTTAAAGTCGGTGCGTTGCTAACCAGAGATAATAGTTTAAGACGTAAATTCGATTTAGAAAATAAAGATCAGAATATGTCGTCTTCAAAACGTTTCAATAAAGACGTTGTTAATAAGTATCTGAATCTAATGAAACCGAAGGTTACGAAAAGAGGAAACGAAAAATCGAGATTATCGGAGAAATCAGTTACACCTTCATCGTCTCCGGCATCATCTGTTTTCTCCCCTAGGAAAGAAGATAAAAGAGGCGGTGGCCGTGTTACGGTGTTTAAAGACGTGCGTAAACATTTAGGAAAAAGCCGTTCGGCGTCTGCAATTCTGCAAACGCCTGTAACGAAGAGCGATGACTCTGCGTTAGAGCAGCAGGATTCGATTAAAAGCGCAATTCTCCATTGTAAAAAATCGTACAACTCGCCTTCACAAG ATTGTTGTGTTCTATCGAGATCTGGAAGTGCTCCTTCAAACAATGAGGATCTGATTTGA
- the LOC139869136 gene encoding F-box/FBD/LRR-repeat protein At1g13570-like: MDSTPGKHNASKSTSKDIINCMPEDVITNILNRLPIQYAVRTSTLSRNWRFKWTSLNHVVLDEEFYDYLRGLGVDNWYNEMNISVIFHLIKGSITKFDLFIPYDKVLDVNSINYWVMLLSKKGIKDLKLINMYPETLRLSSHLFSCVKLERLALRRCSIFPAQPTSCGFPNLLHLHLDCVEFVKGNFG, encoded by the coding sequence ATGGATTCAACTCCCGGGAAACATAATGCATCGAAATCAACATCTAAAGATATTATTAACTGTATGCCGGAAGATGTGATAACTAATATTCTCAATCGTTTGCCAATACAATATGCGGTAAGAACATCTACCTTGTCAAGAAACTGGAGGTTCAAGTGGACTTCACTCAACCATGTCGTATTGGACGAGGAATTCTATGACTATTTGCGAGGACTGGGAGTTGACAATTGGTATAACGAGATGAATATAAGTGTAATTTTTCATCTTATTAAAGGTTCCATTACCAAATTTGATCTCTTCATACCATATGACAAGGTGCTAGATGTTAATAGTATTAATTATTGGGTGATGTTGTTGTCCAAAAAGGGAATTAAGGATTTGAAGCTTATAAATATGTATCCAGAAACTCTTAGGTTGTCTTCACATTTATTCTCTTGTGTTAAGTTGGAACGTTTGGCGCTTCGTAGATGTTCTATTTTCCCTGCACAACCGACTTCATGTGGTTTCCCAAATCTTTTGCACTTACACTTGGATTGTGTAGAATTTGTGAAGGGAAATTTTGGATAA
- the LOC139867103 gene encoding reticulon-like protein B3, with protein MADNNAADHEQSFVESVKEKITETFHKDDSASSDSDNDANKSSPVSDVKDKIYRLFGREKPVHKLLGGGKAADIFLWKDKKVTAGVVGFATLIWVLFELVEYHLLTLICHTLILALAVLFLWSNAASFINKSPPKFPDVVLPEDIVLGVANAFRLEINRALAILKAIASGKDLKAFLGAVAGLWVASILGSYCNFLTLFYASFILLHTLPYLYDRYEDKVDAFGEKAEAEIKKQYAVFSVKVLSKVPVGALKAKFA; from the exons ATGGCCGATAACAACGCCGCTGATCATGAACAATCATTTGTTGAATCTGTGAAGGAAAAAATCACTGAAACGTTTCACAAAGATGATTCAGCATCATCAGATTCTGATAATGACGCTAACAAAAGCTCACCGGTTTCTGACGTTAAGGACAAAATTTACCGGTTGTTCGGTAGAGAGAAGCCGGTACACAAGCTTTTAGGTGGCGGTAAAG CTGCGGATATATTTCTGTGGAAGGACAAGAAAGTTACTGCTGGCGTTGTTGGTTTTGCCACTTTGATATGGGTGCTTTTCGAACTGGTTGAGTATCATTTGCTTACACTTATATGCCATACTCTTATATTAGCTCTGGCAGTCCTCTTTTTGTGGTCTAATGCCGCTAGCTTTATCAACAA gtCTCCTCCTAAATTCCCAGATGTTGTGCTCCCAGAAGATATTGTTCTTGGTGTTGCCAATGCCTTCAGGCTTGAAATCAATAGAGCCCTAGCTATTCTAAAGGCCATTGCTTCAGGAAAAGACTTAAAGGCTTTTCTCGGC GCGGTTGCTGGTTTGTGGGTGGCTTCAATTCTTGGAAGCTACTGTAACTTCTTGACATTGTTTTATGCAA GCTTTATTTTGTTGCATACGCTGCCGTACCTTTATGATAGATATGAGGACAAAGTTGATGCTTTTGGTGAGAAAGCAGAGGCTGAGATCAAGAAGCAATATGCAGTGTTCAGTGTCAAGGTTTTGAGCAAGGTTCCAGTAGGGGCATTGAAGGCCAAGTTTGCTTAA